In a genomic window of Chryseobacterium sp. G0162:
- a CDS encoding bacteriocin gives MKHLKKLSKNKLKTISGGISFPYPGECFYGCSDGKQYRELCRVEFFCPDGEQPIIY, from the coding sequence ATGAAACATTTAAAGAAATTAAGTAAAAACAAATTGAAGACAATTTCCGGAGGAATAAGTTTCCCTTATCCCGGAGAATGTTTTTATGGGTGTAGTGACGGTAAACAGTATAGAGAATTATGCAGAGTAGAATTCTTTTGCCCTGACGGTGAGCAGCCTATTATTTATTAA